Below is a window of Rhodamnia argentea isolate NSW1041297 chromosome 11, ASM2092103v1, whole genome shotgun sequence DNA.
GGCTTGGAATCTATAACCAAACCGATCCTTGGCTGCTTTTAGGTTTCCAAAACCAGGAACCGAATTGGGTTCTTCTAGAATCAGCCTCGAAAAGGTCAGTTCGGTCTGGTTCTCGCTTGAATGGCACACAGTACTCACTCCCAATCTGATTTGAAATGTTGTCGGAACGATCAGCTAGAGAAGAATtgtttttttccataaaaaagaagaggggTGTCAAAAATGTTACTTAAAcatcaaaatacattaaaaatgAGGGATTAACCCAAAGTTTAACCACTCATCATCCTTGCTTCtctattttatgatttattcTCACATTTTGTTTTGTTCATGGCGATGATAGCAAACTATTTAACGGAAAGTGCATGTGtgtttgttagttttttttttttggtcataatgtGTGTTTGTTAGTTATAGTAGAAAGAAAACAATACTTTTTACAAGTCTAAAAATTTAAATCGACTTCAGGTGCTTGcttcgagataaaaaaaaaaaaaattgtcaaagcaGGTACGCTGCAAGATTCAGATTATAACCAGCAAACACACATGCACTTTAAGTTGAAGAGTTCGCTATCATCGGCTATACTGACCGACGagtaaaattttatgacttgtTTAGGATTTATCCTATAATCGTGTAGGATACATTAAATGAGAGTAAATCACTACGAAGCACAACTTCCAAACTTGTTTGGCATTCACGTACCTCTCTTGAAAGTCTGGATAAAAAGAACATTATTGTGAAGCTTCGGTTAGTCTAGGCGAACTTCAAATGTGTTCATCCAAACACGAGCAATTAACATGAATGACTAGTCATTTGGAGAGGTGGATcaatgtctcttttttttttttttttttggttaaaagaaAGATTCCATTCATTGATCAGGATAATATTTGAGAGGTACATACAATGCTTTCAAGTTCTCAAATAACTACATAAAAAGCATATAACAAAGCCAATTTTGCAGCTGGATGCACACTCTTATCCTTCAAGAATAGATATACCACCATAAAATTTTAGGGGCCGATTACCAGATTCGGTAATGAGCACGCACCAAGAACTCACACCTATTGCAACTACTTGCGGTGCATGTTTAGGTTCGACGTCCCCATCACTATTGCCGAGCAATAATACCAACATATAATAACAATATGTTAAAAGAGCACAGATCAAATACCTAGAAGTAACTCCCGGATCTACATCAAGATATAGTTCGAAAGAGTAAAATCCCTAGATCTAGACCTAAATATAAATTAGGAGAGGAGAGCGGCATAATCTCGGAGAGTTTATGGAGCGACATCTCGAACATCCTCATCAGTAGTTGTCAACTAAATGAATGGCCGAACTCTTCTCCACATTCATCCAATATCAGCTGCAGAAAATTATTCAATCTCGCAAACTCCCAAAACATAGTGagagataaaaaggaaagacaaatcAAGTAAGATCAGCTGTAGAAAGATAGAAACGGtgagaggaggaagagggggagagggagggagagctcTCCCTAACGTAAATGGCTTGGGCGTGAAAGTTCCCTGAAATCTCTCAACTTGGCACAGCCTCAGAACCCTCATTGTGAGCATATGACTCATTTCCCACCCAAGTAAAAAAGGAGTCAATCCATTGGTATTCTCCAACCACTTGGCTAAGGaaaataaacaaaggaaaaaaaatcagcatcTGACCCCCCCAAGGATCTTAACCCACCAAATGAGGGTCACTTTTTATATCCGGCCCTTCAAGATCAGCTAGGTTTCATTCTACTAAATTATGATCATCCCCCCAAGATCCCATGCGATCTCCCAAGGTGCAATTCATGCACTATCCTCATGATTATAATAGTGAAAGTAAGATCTTGGTGGGGGATATTCTCTCTCAAACTGCTTTCATGGATAAGAACTCCATCCTCAAAAAGCAATAACACAGACTTTATGCACAAGTTGTCCCCAAGAAGTAGTATCAAAATCTAATGAGTCAAGAAATCACTTATTAAATTGGGTGTTGTTACCCCCAATCTTCCCTTTTAGATCTATTTATGCTGACTCTTGGGAGGACATCCCTCCTTTAATTGTTTCCTTGGAGGAGTTATATTGTTTCTAGgcaacaaaaagtaaaaaattcaagGCACTTGTACACCTTTATATATAAGAGCTCCTATCTTAAACATGGTGTATCGTGTCTGGACTACAAAAGTggaaaaattgcccaaaaaatcttaaatctattatattttttccaattcaatctataTCAAAAAAGTCTATTGcagttgtgccaattcaatctatttggcTGGCTAATGCTGACgggaaaattttttatattttttgaatttttgaattattttaaataattttttatgtcttttttcttttattttctttatttattattttttttctttttgtgtttaggatttagggtttagggtttagggtgtTATGTTGTTGTTCTAAATGATGGTTGTAGAGAGTGTCTATGATTCTTTCTAGCTTATCGACTTCAACGACTGTGCTTATTATGTAACAGTTAGGGATGTAATTCAtacacatgattttttttttttttacctcgaaGCAGGCACCTGAAGTCGATTTAAAATGTTGGACTTGTGAAAATTATAGTTTTCTTTCTACTATAACCAACAAATGCACATGCACTCTCAGTTAGATAGTTAGCTATCATCGGCTATACTGACCAACGAGTAAAATTTTATGACCTATTTAGGATTTATCCTATAAATCGTGTAGGATATATTAAATGAGAGTAAATCACTACGAAGCACAACTTCCAAACTTGTTTGGCATTCACGTAGCTCTCTTGAAAGTCTGGATAAAAAGAACATTATTGTGAAGCTTCGGTTAGTCTAGGCGAACTTCAAATGCGTTCATCCAAACACGAGCAATTGACATGAATGACTAGTCATTTGGAGAGGTGGAtcagttttttttgttttttggccgAAAGAAAGTTCCATTCATTGATCAAGATAACATTTGAGAGGTACATAGAATGCTTTCAAGTTCTCGAATAACTACAGAAAAGAGCAGATAACAAAGCAAATTTTGCAGCTAGAAGCACACTCTTATTCTTGAAAAATAGATCTCCCACCACAAAATTTTGGCGGCCGATTATCAGATTCGGTTATGAGCATACACCGAGAACTCACACCTATTGCAACGGCTTGCGGTGCGTTTCTAGGTTCGATGTCCCCATCACCATCGCCGAGCCATAATACCAACATTAATACGTTAAAAGAGCATAGATCAAATACCTATAAGAAACTCCTAGATCTATATCAAGATATAGTTCGAGAGGGTAAAATCCCTAAATTTAGACCTAAATATAAATCGGAAGAGGAGAACGGCATAATCTCGGAGAGTTTATGGAGCGACATCTCAAACATCTTCATCAGTAATCGTCGATTGAATGAATGGCCGAACCGTTCTCCACATCCACCCAATATCAGCTGGAGAAAATTATTCAATCTCGCAAACTCCCAAAACATAGTGagagataaaaaggaaagacaaatcAAGTAAGATCAGCTGTATAAAGATAGAAACGgtgggaggaggaagaggggtAGAGGGAGGGAGAGCTCTCCCTAACGTAAATGGCTTGGGCGTGAAAGTTCCCTGAAATCTCTCAACTTGGCACAGCCTCAAAACCCTCATTTTGATCTTATGACTCATTTCCCACCCAAGTAAGAAAGGAGTCAATCCATTGGTATTCTCCAACCACTTGGCTAAGGaaaataaacaaaggaaaaaaaatcagcatcTGACCCCCCCGAGGATCTTAACCCACCAAATGAGGGTCACTTTTTATATCCGGCCCTTCAAGATCAACTGGGTTTCATTCTACTAAATTATAATCATCCCCCCAAGATCTCATGCGATCTCCCAAGGGGCAATTCATGCACTATCCTGATGATTATAATAGGGAAAGTAAGATCATGGTGGGGGATATGCTCTTCCGAAGTACTTTCGCGGATAAGAACTCCTTCCTCGTAAAGCAATAACACAGACTTTAGGCACAAAGTTGTCCACAAGAAGTAGTATCAAAATCGAATGCGTCAAGAAATCACTTATTAAATTGGGTGTTGTTACCCCCAATCTTCCCTTTTACATCTATTTTATGCTGACTCTTGGGAGGCCATCCCTCCTTTAATTGTTTCCTTGGAGGAGTTATATTGTTTCTAGGccacaaaaagtaaaaagttcaaAGCACTTGTACACCTTTACATATAAGAGTTCCTATCTTAAACATGTTGTATCGTGTCTGGActgcaaaagtgaaaaaattgcccaaaaaatcctaaatctatttccacttttgccaattcaatcataaatattttcattgttggcCAATTAAGTTTATTCagtcaattttagccggaaattaCTAACATAGACGTCGGCCTTCCTATGTACCACCGccgacaccgacgtggacgacatttaataatattttatatttttatgatttgttttgatttttttttcctctttttcctttttcttctcttttttttcttactttttctttactaGCCAGGGTAGGGTCTCCAGGCCCTCACTAGACACTAGGCGAGGGTCTTCGGGCCCTCGCTAACCGTGAATGAGGGCCACAATGCCTCACTTGGCCTCGCCCGCAAAGGCTACCTCGCCTAGACCATCGCAGTCTTGCCGGTAGTCGCGATGGTCTAGGCGAGGGCGGCCTTGCCTGCTGCCGCGGTGGCCTTGCCCGCGATCAGCAAGGCGATGTGGCCCCCTCCAATGGCTAGCGAGGGCTAGAGCGGCTGGAGAGACcgagaaaaaatagaaaaaaaaaacaaaggaaaaaattcataaaaatttcaaaaaatattaaaatattattaaaatcgTCTACGTTAGTGCTGGCCTTGCCATGTAAAATGGCTAGCGTCCGCGTTGGCGAGTTCCAGACGAAATTGgacggatggacttaattggccaaaGGTGAAAAGATTTTACTAAATGggcaaattaaaaggtttaggactaaattgatcaaagtataataggtttagaactttttggataattttttcctacAAAAGATATGACGCGATTAATGAACATATCGTTATCTAGTCAGACTCAAAATTTGATACGATACGATTGCAGTATGTAGACACGAATTGCCTGCCATGTCTTAACTACATCGCTTAGGTTAGTAGATAAAGAATTAATCATTCATGGGTGGGCTAGGCACTGTAAGATTCATGCAATCTTATGCTGGATCTCGGATTTCGATTCTGGGGAATATATTACTCCGTTTGAGGAGATCGGACCATTTAATACTCCTTTGTCTAAATGGGTTCTCAGTCATGgagctaaaaaaattaaagtatgaTCCACTTTCTACCACGGCTTTATATAAACCCTGCAAGAACTCCCTCTCTTTCCCACAacttcaactctctctctctcaaacgcACACGAAAAAATCACTCTTGCTCTGAGAAATGGGTGCTTCCagaccttcttcttcttcttctttcagctGCGAAATCAGAATCACAGAGGCCAAGAACATGGACCTCGTCCAGCCCACCGACACAGTCTTCCTCAGGCTCTATCTCTCTGCGGGGAGCACCAACCAAAAGATTCGACTGAACACGCGAGAGCTTCCATCACCATCGAGCTCCGGCTTGCATTGGAACGAGTCCTTCTCTCTGGAATGCACCGGGAACGAGGACTCTGCGAAAGCCCTGAGGCAAGAGAGCGTCGTCTTCGAGCTTCGGGCACGGAGCAAAGCCTCCATCCTCGGTCCCATCGGACGCCGATCCAGAGTCGTGGGCAGAGCGGAGATTCCATGGAAAACCGTCTTGGAGTCTCCAGGCATGGAGATGGAGACATGGGTGAGGATGGGCTCGTCGTCAAGAGGACGTGTTTCCGAGGATGTGAAGCCTCCGTCGGTGAGGATCGCGATGAGGTTGAGGATCGCAGACATGGTGGCCGTGGGCAGGAGGGAGAGAACGAGAGAGGCGAGATTGAAGAAGACGGGGGAGTGTGGATGCGATGACTGTGGCCTTAGCTTGTGCAGTCGCGAAGATTATGATGTATTTGTTGCATTAGCGGCGTCTGTCGAGGCCTTTTAGGTGGTTCCCTTGGTTGGACAATTATCatcaaatttattgattttagtgcttttttcttcccattttgTCCGTTTTATTCTTTAATGTGAAGTTCTAAACCATATAGATATTCTTTAATGAGTTCCTTTCAAAGTAAGttcatcaaattatttttcacaaCTTAATCAATCGAGTCGAATAATCAAATTTATTCCATCTACACTCGAATCACTCAACCAACTCTTCAAGGTTTTAGACTATGTGatgtttttccttctccctAGCTTCGACATGAAGAAACCTCTGGGCAATCAAGTTTTGAGTAGTAGAATCTTTCTGTCATATATACCAGGGTTTTCTTCAATAGAAAATACATAACTCCTAAGTgcttaaaaaagtttaggattgagttggcataattataataggtttaggacctttttaTAGTTCTCCATATCAATCACAGCAAAGCAGAACTTCAGAACTTGTTTAGCATTCAAGAGCTTCTCTTGAAATCCCGGATAAAAGGAACATTATTGTGAAGCTTCGGCTAGTCTAGGCGAACTTCAAATGTGTTCATCGAAACTTGAGCAATTAATATGAATGATTGATCATTTGAAGAGGTGGATCAATTGAGGTTCGCAAAAATTGACTCGAACAACACTTGCTTTGTCGTACCAGAATAGGAATTGAGGTAAATGGCTTTGTGCATCATAGATCCCTAAAATCTCTCAATTTGGCACAGCCCAAAAATCCTCTTTTTGATCACTTGACTCATTTTCTAGGAGTGAGCGGTTCCAGATTCGGTAGATGTTTCATCTAATTCCAAGTTCCGTATAGGTTTCATCTAGAATCCGAAACTTACTGGTCACagcaggttcctcatttttttttttaatctaaaactTACCCtacattttttggaatctaaaGCTTACCATGCATatcttggaacccgaaacctaccatgtcacgGGTTCCAGGTTGGTCTATATTTTTAGTTTAATGATTGAAATGAATCATCACATTTAATAAGCGCCACTTGCCGTTACAATCAATTGACCACAACTTCTATTTAGActcgaataaatatgaaatattaacaaagtaaaagtctcaataaaaaaatattgtcggAAATAAAAGCTAAAACTAATGATCCCAAATTGCACACTTATCATCAAACACCTTGAAATACCGCATGATCATGCAAAAACATATgccaagaaaatgcaaaaaacttGTTACTGATTCCATGTTCCGGGTTACGGGCTCCACATATTTGGAATCTTGAACCTACTAATTTGAACGGGTTTTTCAATTTtcgaaacttggaacctatcttACATATCTTGGACCCTAAAATCGGACGGGTTTCGATTTCGGATTCCACTCTGGAATGATGCTCACCCCTTTCATTTCCCACCCAAGTCAAAGAGGAGTCTATGCATTGGTATGCTCCAACCACTTGACTAAGGAAACAAAcaaactgaaaaaagaaaaaaaaaagtaaaaagaaaaatcagcatCTAATCCCGAGCGTCTTAACCGACCAAATGATAAGGTCACTTTTTAAGTCTAGCCCTTCAAGATCAAGAAGGGTTCATTTTACTAAACTATAGTCCTTCCCACAAGATCTCCTGCGATTTCCCAACATGCAATTCATGCACTGTCCTCATTATTATAATAGTGAAAGTAAGATCTTGGTGGGGGAAATTCTCTCTCAAAGTGCTTTCATGGGTAAGAACTCCTTCCTCATAAAGCAACAACACAGACATTAGGCGCAAATTGTCCACAAGAAGCAGTATCAAAATCTAATGTGTCAAGAAAATCACTTATTAAATTGGGTGTTGTCACCCCCAATATTCCTTTTTAGATCTATTTTATGTGGACTCTTGggaggcttaagtacactacaagtgttaaaacttgtgtacggtactcactttattgccaaaacttttaaaatgatcacttaagtgccaatttttttgaaaaacgatcattcaatgccaaaactttaAAACAATCACTAaagtatcaaattttttgaaaaaagttcacttcaatgccaactccggcAATCCACGTCAGATTTCAggcgagccacgtcaactcaaaccggagttgacactgaagtaagcatttttcaaaaaatttgatacttaaatgatcattttgaaagttttggtaccaaagtgaacgttatacacaaattttggcacttgaaATGTATTTTAACCCCAATTAGAAGATCCAATTGAACACACAGGAGCTTCTATCGCCATCAACCTCCGGCTTGCATTGGAACGAGTCCCTCTCTCTGGAATGCACCGGGAATGATGACTCCATGAAAGCCCTGAGGCATGAGAGCATCGTCTTCGAGCTTCGGATGCAAGGCAAAGCCTCCACCCTCGGTCCCATCGGACGCCGATCCAAAGTCATGAGCAGAGCGGAGATTCCGTGGAGAACCGTCTCGGAGTCTCCAGGCATGGAGATGGAGACATGGGTGAGAATGGGTTTGTCGTCGAGAGGACGTGTTTCTGAGGGTGTGAAGCCTCCGTCAGTGAGGATCGCGACGAGGTTGAGGATCGCAGACATGGTGGACGTGGGCAGGAGGGAGAGAACAAGAGAGGCGAGGCTGAAGAAGACGGGGAGTGTGGGTGCGATGACTCTGGCCTCAGCTTGTGCAGTCGCGAAGATTGCGATGTATTTGTTGCATCAGCGGCTGCTGTCGTGGCCTTTTAGGTGGTCCCCTTGGTTGAACAAATTATCatcaaatttattgatttt
It encodes the following:
- the LOC115744110 gene encoding uncharacterized protein LOC115744110, with product MGASRPSSSSSFSCEIRITEAKNMDLVQPTDTVFLRLYLSAGSTNQKIRLNTRELPSPSSSGLHWNESFSLECTGNEDSAKALRQESVVFELRARSKASILGPIGRRSRVVGRAEIPWKTVLESPGMEMETWVRMGSSSRGRVSEDVKPPSVRIAMRLRIADMVAVGRRERTREARLKKTGECGCDDCGLSLCSREDYDVFVALAASVEAF